From Lycium ferocissimum isolate CSIRO_LF1 chromosome 12, AGI_CSIRO_Lferr_CH_V1, whole genome shotgun sequence, one genomic window encodes:
- the LOC132040437 gene encoding intracellular ribonuclease LX-like yields MKKLPFFLLLILLLEIISVESQSPALLKYVLQWPPTFCIKLNYQEEGRCKEPIPEHEFTLHGLMPADEEGNSIECDPGEDPNWDELFGPIEDELVTFWPSLREDFSERDLWEHEWRAHGACGGTTPQEYFDKAIEINYMPEQGNLFNYLETSGIIASDSLAYPKEYIVEAVQKVFTSPPLNIYLTCIPINPENTTHVYLSEVTLCTNLDGTEYISCPSEAAPTSCPDEALIMLPHPQAQGPEDPPEDIWKTRMERILRLNDLRLKLMLA; encoded by the exons ATGAAGAAActtcccttttttcttcttctaattttGCTACTTGAAATAATTTCTGTTGAATCCCAAAGTCCAGCACTCTTGAAATATGTGCTTCAATGGCCACCTACTTTCTGTATTAAACTGAATTATCAGGAAGAAGGTAGGTGCAAAGAACCAATTCCTGAACATGAATTCACACTCCATGGCCTTATGCCTGCAGATGAAGAAGGAAATAGCATTGAATGCGACCCCGGCGAAGACCCAAATTGGGATGAActa TTTGGACCAATTGAAGATGAACTTGTAACATTCTGGCCATCACTTAGAGAAGACTTCAGTGAAAGGGACTTATGGGAGCACGAGTGGCGCGCCCATGGAGCATGTGGAGGAACAACACCACAAGAATACTTTGACAAAGCAATAGAGATCAACTACATGCCTGAACAAGGCAACTTGTTCAATTACTTGGAAACAAGTGGGATTATTGCAAGTGATAGCTTGGCTTATCCAAAAGAATATATTGTGGAGGCTGTCCAAAAGGTGTTCA CTTCTCCACCCCTTAATATTTACCTCACATGTATTCCAATTAATCCAGAAAATACTACTCATGTTTACTTGAGTGAGGTTACCTTGTGCACTAATCTGGATGGCACTGAATACATTTCATGTCCTTCAGAAGCTGCTCCAACAAGCTGCCCTGATGAGGCTCTGATTATGCTCCCTCATCCACAAGCTCAAGG GCCTGAGGATCCACCTGAGGATATCTGGAAGACACGGATGGAACGTATCCTACGTTTGAACGATCTACGGCTGAAATTAATGCTGGCttag